The Saccharomycodes ludwigii strain NBRC 1722 chromosome II, whole genome shotgun sequence genome window below encodes:
- the IFH1 gene encoding Ifh1p (similar to Saccharomyces cerevisiae YLR223C | IFH1 | Interacts with Fork Head (paralog of YDR223W | CRF1)), which produces MVTKNMSSKLNGIPNVLVTNSGTENRSIIAKYGNKGRPRRFSLLYSSSSSSDISSASSDESAEDSELSDVSSEDRVVSLSNKKRNNNDNNQNNKNKNKIDQPKPTISNNNIDSFKRKLIQSSLNTNTLGKNSKLIQGYHGKYENAIDSNSSDDCGNGATSYDTEQDYEKGSLYSSSDDENVDFVKLSLQRKKKALESLKNKNNNNNNISLQQSRNYNDKNKEDIEELEEDLGEEINPGIGGKSTASKSSASRQHTSDKSTIDKLNVPKFEDDSSDEKSADDYSNIYGTNEPHNYSGEHKEEENLPSTDSFSYDDENEDDEIDSEAYYKTIGEESSVESEKAGLETGEETDKNILEEEEANILNELESGLSFNGSEELDENEAKELGFSDDLYGTVNGNYEDGYIDGNEEDEYDDDDDDDGGGGGGGGSDDYYLGEFEEPLYTGPKLSSLDYYKDNNDEPLTLSTSLPLVLNEAKKKKILRKEMKKQKKEELIKRRKKLKAIVKEKRERVNIPDFRNQSSINDEAYDEVFYQKLFDDHPATTIDIKTNCMQNRTNIPSIQNNNGVPSSVAGIATVLSRKDDVIRLDDTPASALVNRRDSTTLLSNLVRRNSRVLPSHYHGNNVLLDNMNNYSSDEYEDLLLEVALLPSDNESDDEHDGNCENDHGYNNCNKNISCTRNAKGQYIPNSRTNSELKNTTTSNSTSKSIDGTISGDLNVTNLKETTDTAANSKNNGLDTVNDIIDSNTNNNYGSTGNDKKNKTAKEQSTSSNTIGATNGKAYGSEDYDSDDDDDDDDEDLSLSHIFIDIDDLDPDAAYFQEDCSSGSSLSSSDDNIGSSMDTNNNSKEKMDNEVIYYIDEDSTDEDDSLPPQSSKIIGTRAKEVVSASTVGLKPPRLGTWKTDDSKPFSIIDGLSTKSLYPSVQLQPSPAKSSLMNTPYTDGNKSDVTGNNSGNDHVINEKDDGSTMKLDDLLNMDEDSDEDDIENKIALKVLYNSQNKPNVPLSAFRNKGVDYDNMLLLNDGLEDSYAGNSIIQKVPIGYVGSKKTRKKLDKLKEIQKRKRLKLKKLKKKQRIWRLQREKERLQREDELLCELENKIRGQQQEGEGNDENIGQKNENTADSATIGTDLRGEEGIVEEGDKKKDDSKDNELQDGYYEEDDNELDLAELLGDKNGSPDLIIELAPDTILIDDNTGDVILTDNYLDEVIGNHIIGGNKDSIGGIDKTGGNGEEDNGNDEDLLTSLTAPVSLDDNNIHSLSALKRRRQSMVEANSENLRFTKAGLFSESALADLEDIIMGSKNNIDSGNNDEEFHDLLQ; this is translated from the coding sequence TGATATTAGTAGTGCTTCATCGGATGAAAGTGCCGAAGATTCTGAATTAAGTGATGTTTCTAGTGAAGATCGGGTCGTATCGTTAAgcaataaaaagagaaacaataacgataataaccaaaacaataaaaataaaaataaaatcgaTCAGCCCAAGCCTActattagtaataataatatagatagtttcaaaagaaaattaatacaATCATCATTAAATACAAACACATTAGGTAAAAATAGTAAGCTTATACAAGGTTATCATGGTAAATACGAAAATGCTATAGATTCGAACAGTAGCGATGATTGTGGCAATGGAGCAACTAGCTATGATACTGAACAAGATTATGAAAAAGGTAGCTTATACAGTTCTTCGgatgatgaaaatgttgattttgtaaaattaaGTCTgcaaagaaagaaaaaagcgCTTGAatcattgaaaaataaaaataataataataataatatatctcTGCAACAAAGCAGAAATTATAAtgacaaaaataaagaagatATAGAGGAGCTCGAAGAAGATTTGGGCGAAGAAATTAATCCTGGTATCGGTGGTAAGAGCACCGCCTCTAAAAGTTCAGCTTCACGGCAACACACTTCCGATAAAAGTACCATAGATAAATTGAATGTTCCCAAGTTTGAAGATGATAGCAGTGATGAAAAAAGTGCAGATGATTATAGTAATATTTACGGTACCAATGAGCCCCATAATTATAGTGGAGAACACaaagaggaagaaaatTTACCAAGCACTGATAGCTTCTCttatgatgatgaaaatgaagatgatgaaattGATTCTGAGGCATATTACAAAACTATAGGAGAAGAAAGTTCAGTTGAAAGTGAAAAGGCCGGTTTAGAAACTGGCGAAGAAACTGACAAAAATATACTAGAGGAGGAAGAAGcgaatattttaaatgaattGGAATCAGGCCTATCATTTAATGGAAGTGAAGAACTTGATGAGAATGAAGCCAAAGAACTGGGATTTTCTGATGACTTATATGGTACTGTTAATGGGAACTATGAAGATGGTTATATCGATGGCAACGAGGAAGATGaatatgatgatgatgatgatgatgatggtggtggtggtggtggtggtggtagtGATGATTACTATTTGGGTGAATTTGAAGAACCACTTTATACGGGTCCAAAACTTTCCAGTTTGGACTATTACAaggataataatgatgaacCGTTAACACTAAGCACATCCCTTCCGCTCGTTTTAAACGaagctaaaaaaaagaaaattttaagaaaagaaatgaaaaaacaaaaaaaggaagaattGATCaagagaagaaaaaagttaaaggCAATTgtgaaagagaaaagagaaagagtTAACATTCCTGACTTCAGAAATCAAAGTTCCATAAATGATGAAGCTTATGATGAagttttttatcaaaaattatttgatgATCACCCTGCAACCACCAtagatattaaaacaaactGCATGCAAAATCGCACAAATATTCCTTccattcaaaataataatggtgttCCCTCGTCTGTAGCAGGAATAGCAACTGTATTATCAAGAAAAGATGATGTTATTCGCTTGGATGATACACCCGCTTCTGCCTTGGTCAATCGTAGAGACAGTACTACTTTACTTTCTAATCTAGTTCGCCGCAATAGTAGAGTTCTTCCCTCACACTATCATGGAAATAATGTTTTGCTAGATAAtatgaataattattcttCCGATGAATATGAGGACTTATTACTTGAAGTAGCTTTGCTACCTAGCGACAATGAATCAGATGATGAACATGATGGGAATTGTGAAAATGATCATGGATATAATAATTGCAACAAGAATATAAGTTGTACTAGAAATGCTAAGGGTCAATATATCCCTAATTCCAGGACAAATtctgaattgaaaaataccACTACAAGCAATTCTACCTCTAAATCTATTGATGGTACAATTTCCGGAGATTTAAATGTAACGAATCTTAAAGAAACTACAGATACTGCCGCCAATAGCAAAAATAACGGTTTGGATACGGTTAATGACATTATAGACTCCAATACAAACAATAACTATGGGAGTACTggtaatgataaaaagaataaaacaGCTAAAGAGCAAAGTACCAGTTCTAATACCATTGGTGCTACAAATGGAAAAGCCTATGGTTCTGAGGACTATGatagtgatgatgatgatgatgatgatgatgaagatctAAGCCTATCGCATATTTTTATAGATATTGATGATTTAGACCCCGATGCGGCTTATTTTCAGGAGGATTGTTCCTCTGGttcttcattatcatcttCCGATGATAATATAGGTAGTTCTATGGacacaaataataattctaaaGAGAAAATGGATAATGAggttatatattatattgatGAAGATTCTACGGATGAAGATGATTCTTTACCACCTCAAAGTTCTAAGATTATTGGCACAAGGGCAAAAGAAGTGGTTAGTGCTAGTACTGTTGGATTAAAACCACCTAGGTTGGGCACCTGGAAAACTGATGATTCAAAACCATTCAGTATTATTGATGGGTTATCTACAAAATCATTATATCCTTCGGTCCAGCTGCAGCCATCACCAGCCAAGTCATCATTGATGAACACGCCGTATACGGATGGGAATAAATCGGACGTTACTGGCAATAATAGTGGTAATGATCAtgttattaatgaaaaagatgatGGATCGACCATGAAATTAGATGATTTGTTAAATATGGATGAGGATtctgatgaagatgatatCGAAAACAAGATTGCCCTGAAGGTTCTATACAACTCACAAAATAAGCCTAATGTTCCATTGTCGGCATTTAGAAATAAAGGTGTTGATTATGATAATATGCTATTATTGAATGATGGTCTAGAGGATTCTTATGCAGGCAATTCTATAATTCAAAAGGTTCCGATCGGTTACGTTGGtagtaaaaaaacaagaaaaaaattggataaaTTGAAGGAAATTcaaaagaggaaaagattgaaattgaagaaattgaagaaaaaacaaagaataTGGAGGCTACAAAGAGAGAAGGAGAGGCTACAAAGAGAAGATGAGTTGTTGTGTGaacttgaaaataaaataagagGACAACAGCAGGAAGGGGAAGGTAATGATGAAAACATAGGACAGAAGAATGAAAATACAGCTGACTCAgctactattggtactgaCTTAAGGGGTGAAGAGGGCATAGTTGAGGAAggagataaaaaaaaagatgataGCAAAGATAACGAATTGCAAGATGGATATTATGAAGAAGACGATAATGAGTTAGATTTAGCAGAACTCCTGGGTGATAAAAATGGTTCGCCTGATTTGATTATTGAACTAGCGCCAGATACTATATTAATAGATGATAACACAGGAGATGTTATACTGACAGACAATTATTTGGATGAAGTTATTGGGAATCACATAATTGGTGGTAATAAGGACAGTATTGGTGGTATTGATAAAACAGGCGGTAATGGTGAAGAGgataatggtaatgatgAAGATTTATTAACTTCTCTTACTGCTCCTGTGTCACTAgatgacaataatattcattCTTTAAGCGcattaaaaagaagaagacaAAGCATGGTTGAAGCGAATTCTGAAAATTTAAGATTTACTAAGGCTGGTTTGTTCAGTGAATCGGCTTTAGCTGATTTGGAAGATATTATCATGGgttctaaaaataatatagatAGCGGTAACAATGACGAAGAGTTTCATGATTTgttacaataa
- the UTP13 gene encoding U3 snoRNA-associated protein UTP13 (similar to Saccharomyces cerevisiae YLR222C | UTP13 | U Three Protein), which produces MSELKSAYSNINTLKPFYAPGGGIASISSNGEFLAASVLDQVNILQIDINQTDRSIKLYESIENEDEQEITCLQVTPDGSKLCFVNQAQLITIFDIKQSKIVKNFKVSSPSYVMACDELTSNILAIGGTDGSITIYDLNNGYITHSLKGHGGTISSLKIYGELDSEHWFLLSGDTNGVIKVWDLIKSKCLHTMNEHTSAIRGLDMTANKDSNGINTTSWKLISGGRDNVINHFTFTRRKYKLELTIPVHQQIEACGYLANPEYCYAAGGEAIFQIFDSKTGKVVKKTVKPLEELFIVGVLPINSKKDFYLVLSDQSLFRLVDLDDEYFMTKNEEDNEILIDWKIAGNHGTIADMKLVGPKLNKLALATNSPTLRIIPTPPLSSSDNESIIKLDNLYEVEMYEGHSDLLNTLDCTEDGQWIATASKDSSAILWKYDEEYEIFKQYARFEGHAGSVTAIGLPNAVTSGAVPSFLITASNDLTIKKWKIPLSKEDEIIVIKNSEYTRKAHDKDINALDISPNDSIFATASYDKTCKIWNIDDGELVASLSNHKRGLWDVKFCQYDKILATCSGDKTIKLWSLDNYTVMKTLEGHTNAVQRCEFINKNKQVVSSGADGLVKIWDLAEGECLKTLDGHSNRIWSLCVKNDGEEIISADADGVFQFWKDNSIEEELRNLEEEKLKIEQEQSLTNYLRTGDWVNAFLLAMRLDHPMRLYNVLNQCLISANDSDDEYIFNKDVDAVISTLDKDQLITLMKRCRDWNTNARTHLVATKVIKCIIKTHNINKLSELPNMMKLINSIIPYTQRHYTRMDNLVEQSYILDYALIEMDRLL; this is translated from the coding sequence ATGTCTGAATTAAAATCTGCATATTCAAATATCAATACCTTAAAACCATTTTACGCGCCAGGTGGTGGTATAGCATCTATATCATCTAATGGTGAATTTTTAGCTGCAAGTGTTTTAGACCAAGTTAATATTTTGCAAATTGATATTAACCAAACTGATAGAtctattaaattatatgaaagcattgaaaatgaagacGAACAAGAAATCACTTGTTTACAAGTTACACCTGATGGGTCAAAATTATGCTTTGTAAACCAAGCACAATTGATAACTATCTTTGATATTAAACAAAGTAAAATtgtgaaaaattttaaagttaGTTCACCAAGCTATGTTATGGCCTGTGATGAACTGACTTCCAATATTTTAGCCATTGGTGGTACCGACGGTTCTATCACCATTTATGATCTAAACAACGGCTATATCACACATTCTTTGAAAGGTCATGGAGGCACTATTTCTAGTTTAAAGATTTATGGAGAGTTAGATAGTGAACATTGGTTTTTACTTAGTGGTGATACTAATGGTGTCATCAAAGTTTGggatttaattaaaagtaAGTGCCTGCATACTATGAACGAACATACCAGTGCAATTAGGGGTTTGGATATGACCGCAAATAAGGATTCTAACGGCATTAATACAACATCATGGAAATTAATCAGTGGTGGAAGAGATAATGTTATCAATCACTTTACCTTCACTAGGCGTAAATATAAGTTGGAATTGACGATTCCAGTCCATCAGCAAATTGAAGCATGCGGGTATTTGGCAAATCCTGAATATTGTTATGCTGCAGGTGGTGAAGctattttccaaattttcgATTCAAAAACAGGGAAAGTTGTTAAGAAAACAGTTAAACCTTTGGAAGagttatttattgttggtGTTTTACCAATAAATTCTAAAAaggatttttatttggtttTATCTGATCAGTCCTTATTTAGGCTTGTTGATCTCGATGATGAGTATTTTATGACGAAAAATGAAGAGGATAATGAAATACTAATTGATTGGAAAATTGCAGGTAATCATGGTACGATTGCCGATATGAAATTGGTTGGCCCCAAATTAAATAAGTTGGCTTTGGCCACAAATTCTCCCACATTGAGAATCATTCCAACACCgccattatcatcatcggACAATGAATCTATCATTAAGTTAGATAACTTATATGAGGTGGAAATGTACGAGGGGCATTCTGACTTATTGAACACATTAGATTGTACAGAGGATGGACAATGGATTGCTACTGCATCAAAGGATAGTAGTGCTATATTATGGAAATATGATGAAGAGTACGAAATTTTCAAACAATATGCTCGATTTGAAGGACATGCTGGTTCAGTTACTGCTATTGGGTTGCCCAATGCTGTGACTAGTGGTGCTGTTccatcatttttaattactgCTTCTAATGACTTAACAATCAAAAAATGGAAGATCCCCCTAAGTAAAGAAGATGAaataattgttattaagAATAGTGAATATACAAGAAAAGCACATGATAAAGACATTAATGCATTAGACATATCACCCAATGATTCGATATTTGCGACTGCGTCCTATGACAAGACGTGTAAAATTTGGAATATAGATGATGGCGAATTAGTTGCCAGCCTAAGTAACCACAAGAGAGGGTTATGGGATGTTAAATTTTGTCAATACGATAAGATTCTGGCCACGTGCTCGGGTGACAAAACTATCAAATTATGGTCTCTAGATAATTACACTGTAATGAAAACATTGGAAGGACATACTAATGCGGTCCAAAGATgtgaatttattaataaaaacaagcAAGTAGTTAGCAGTGGTGCTGATGGTTTGGTTAAGATTTGGGATTTAGCCGAGGGTGAGTGTTTGAAAACTTTGGATGGACATTCAAATAGAATATGGTCTTTGTGTGTTAAAAATGACGGTGAGGAGATAATTAGTGCTGATGCGGATGgtgtttttcaattttggAAGGATAATAGTATAGAAGAAGAGTTGCGTAACTTGgaggaagaaaaattgaaaattgaaCAAGAACAATCATTAACTAACTATTTAAGGACTGGAGATTGGGTTAATGCATTTTTGTTGGCTATGAGGTTAGATCATCCAATGAGATTGTATAATGTGTTGAATCAATGTTTAATCTCTGCAAATGACAGTGACGATGAgtacatttttaataaggATGTAGATGCTGTTATTAGTACATTGGATAAGGATCAATTGATTACTTTGATGAAAAGATGTAGGGATTGGAACACTAATGCAAGAACACATTTAGTGGCCACTAAAGTGATTAAATGTATTATTAAGACCCATAACATTAACAAACTAAGTGAACTTCCAAATATGATGAAGTTAATTAATTCTATAATACCATATACTCAAAGACATTACACAAGAATGGATAATTTAGTGGAGCAAAGTTATATTTTGGATTATGCATTGATTGAAATGGATAGATTGTTATAA
- the RSA3 gene encoding Rsa3p (similar to Saccharomyces cerevisiae YLR221C | RSA3 | RiboSome Assembly) has translation MNTQELQYDKLTIKNNNNKKNNRNRKKKKRRTAAVSSSSESDSSESDSSNENENGNAIVSKGEEDVQLTDNEDEQQAIIPLSNKQESLYNEGLTLETKKKLISVNLNNININKNGINGNRIGNSTVTEEDLNKISEDLDTLDEKTIKNKYLGMIFENYGDDINKLKDVPDFTNRSLVILANTLKEGVKMFDKDNLSTILE, from the coding sequence ATGAACACTCAAGAACTTCAATATGATAAATTGaccataaaaaataacaataataaaaaaaataatcgtaacagaaaaaagaagaaaagaagaacagCAGCTGTAAGCAGTAGTAGTGAAAGTGACAGTAGTGAAAGTGATAGTAGTAacgaaaatgaaaatggaaatgCTATAGTCAGTAAAGGTGAAGAAGATGTACAATTAACGGATAATGAGGATGAACAACAAGCAATAATACctttatcaaataaacaagAGTCATTATACAATGAAGGATTAACTTTGGAAactaagaaaaaattaattagtgtaaatttaaacaatattaatataaataaaaatggtattAATGGTAATCGTATTGGTAACTCAACTGTTACTGAGgaagatttaaataaaatatcagaAGATTTGGATACTTTGGatgaaaaaacaataaagaataaataCCTAGGCATGATATTCGAAAATTATGGTGATgacattaataaattaaaagatgtGCCTGATTTTACGAATAGATCTTTGGTTATATTAGCAAATACGTTAAAAGAAGGTGTCAAAATGTTTGATAAAGATAATTTAAGTACCATattagaataa
- the CCC1 gene encoding Ccc1p (similar to Saccharomyces cerevisiae YLR220W | CCC1 | Cross-Complements Ca(2+) phenotype of csg1), whose translation MSLVSLKHVISRFLPSLSNPNTTTTTENSPLLGANTSSTMDINSSGTIQEYDTTSEDMPMLQNHTHYDQDRGFINLLFGKMDPRIMSDLIIGLSDGLTVPFALTAGLSSLGDSKLVITGGFAELISGTISMGLGGYLGAKSEADYYHNEVNLEKRKFYDGTSNEVNHDVEDILLEINPDFSEDTILNFIKDLQKNPELMVDFIIKYGRGLDEPAENRALTSCLTIGAGYFFGGFIPLIPYFFVNNVVRGLIYSVIVMTFTLFWFGYIKAQLTMSDMCTLNRRIYEGFQMVSVGGIAAGAAWFFVKLIEEKN comes from the coding sequence ATGTCATTGGTCAGTTTAAAACACGTAATTTCTAGGTTTCTACCATCCCTGTCCAACCCAAATACAACAACTACAACCGAGAATTCCCCATTACTAGGAGCTAACACTTCTTCTACTATGGATATTAATAGCAGTGGTACCATCCAAGAATATGATACTACCTCAGAAGATATGCCCATGCTACAAAATCACACTCATTATGACCAAGATCGGGgctttataaatttattattcgGTAAAATGGATCCAAGAATAATGAGCGATCTAATTATAGGGTTGAGTGACGGGTTAACTGTTCCATTTGCTTTGACCGCAGGTTTAAGCTCTTTAGGTGATTCTAAATTAGTCATAACAGGTGGTTTTGCTGAATTAATCAGTGGCACAATATCTATGGGTCTAGGTGGTTATTTAGGTGCAAAAAGTGAAGCAGATTATTACCATAATGAAGTTAATttagagaaaagaaaattttatgATGGTACTAGTAACGAAGTCAACCATGATGTAGAAGATATACTACTAGAAATCAACCCTGATTTTTCGGAAGATACAATTCTCAATTTTATAAAggatttacaaaaaaaccCAGAGTTAATGGTAGActttataattaaatatggCAGGGGACTAGATGAACCTGCTGAAAATAGAGCTCTAACTAGTTGTTTAACTATTGGTGCAGGTTATTTTTTCGGTGGGTTTATTCCCTTAAttccttatttttttgtaaataatgTTGTAAGGGGTTTGATCTATAGTGTGATTGTAATGACctttactttattttggTTTGGATATATTAAGGCTCAATTAACAATGAGTGATATGTGTACATTAAATAGAAGAATATATGAAGGTTTTCAGATGGTTTCCGTAGGTGGTATAGCTGCTGGTGCAGCTTGGTTTTTTGTCAAATTAATTGAGGAAAAGAACtaa
- the HTB1 gene encoding histone H2B (similar to Saccharomyces cerevisiae YDR224C | HTB1 | Histone h Two B), with protein MSTVSAASKKPASKAPAKKTASTSEPTKKRNKARKETYSSYIYKVLKQTHPDTGISQKSMSILNSFVNDIFERIATEASKLAAYNKKSTISAREIQTAVRLILPGELAKHAVSEGTRSVTKYSSSTQS; from the coding sequence atGTCCACTGTTTCCGCTGCCTCTAAAAAACCAGCCTCTAAGGCACCAGCCAAGAAGACCGCCTCTACTTCTGAACCAActaaaaagagaaataaGGCTAGAAAGGAAACATACTCTTCATATATCTACAAGGTTTTGAAACAAACACATCCAGACACTGGTATTTCCCAAAAGTCTATGAGTATTTTAAACTCTTTTGTTAAcgatatttttgaaagaatTGCTACTGAAGCTTCCAAATTGGCCGCTTATAACAAGAAATCTACTATATCTGCTAGAGAAATCCAAACTGCCGTAAGATTAATTTTACCTGGTGAATTAGCTAAACATGCTGTTTCTGAAGGTACTAGATCCGTTACAAaatattcttcttctactCAATCTTAG
- the HTA1 gene encoding histone H2A (similar to Saccharomyces cerevisiae YDR225W | HTA1 | Histone h Two A) has product MSGGKGGKAGSTAKASQSRSARAGLTFPVGRIHRLLRKGNYAQRIGSGAPVYLTSVLEYLTAEILELAGNAARDNKKTRIIPRHLQLAIRNDDELNKLLGNVTIAQGGVLPNIHQNLLPKKSKSSKASQEL; this is encoded by the coding sequence atGTCAGGCGGTAAAGGTGGTAAAGCAGGTTCTACAGCTAAGGCTTCTCAATCTAGATCAGCTAGAGCTGGTTTAACTTTCCCAGTTGGTAGAATCCATAGATTATTAAGAAAAGGTAATTATGCTCAAAGAATTGGTTCTGGTGCTCCAGTCTACTTGACATCAGTCTTAGAGTATTTGACCGCCGAAATTTTAGAATTAGCTGGTAACGCTGCTAgagataacaaaaaaacaagaattaTTCCAAGACATTTGCAATTGGCTATTAGAAATGATGACGAGTTGAACAAATTGTTAGGTAATGTCACTATTGCTCAAGGTGGTGTTTTACCAAATATTCATCAAAACTTGTTACCAAAGAAATCCAAGTCTTCTAAAGCTTCTCAAGAattataa